The following are encoded in a window of Oncorhynchus keta strain PuntledgeMale-10-30-2019 chromosome 10, Oket_V2, whole genome shotgun sequence genomic DNA:
- the LOC118388689 gene encoding carboxy-terminal domain RNA polymerase II polypeptide A small phosphatase 2-like, translating into MESSIITQVQKEDSQLPFKTGQVNKSSPKKPRSRNIFKALFCCLRAQDASQPPPPAQDTLLPPEDNGTIAKVPETSLLPEVTPEDEGKICVVIDLDETLVHSSFKPISNADFIVPVEIEGTTHQVFVLKRPHVDEFLQRMGELFECVLFTASLAKYADPVTDLLDQCGVFRTRLFRESCVFHQGCYVKDLSRLGRQLNKTLILDNSPASYIFHPENAVPVVSWFDDLEDTELLSLLPVFEELSEAEDVYAKLQQLRAP; encoded by the exons ATGGAAAGTTCTATTATCACTCAAGTGCAGAAAGAAGATAGTCAACTGCCGTTCAAAACAG GCCAGGTGAACAAATCTTCCCCAAAGAAGCCTCGGAGCCGAAATATCTTCAAAGCGCTCTTCTGTTGCCTCCGAGCACAGGATGCCTCTCAGCCTCCACCCCCTGCCCAGGATACCTTACTTCCTCCTGAGGACAATGGGACGATCGCCAAG GTCCCAGAGACCAGTCTACTGCCAGAGGTAACCCCTGAGGATGAGGGCAAGATCTGTGTGGTCATTGACCTGGACGAAACGCTGGTGCACAGCTCattcaag CCCATCAGTAATGCTGACTTCATTGTACCTGTGGAGATTGAAGGAACAACACACCAG GTTTTCGTCCTGAAGAGGCCACATGTCGACGAGTTCCTCCAAAGGATGGGAGAACTGTTTGAGTGTGTTCTCTTCACTGCAAGTCTTGCAAAG TATGCAGACCCAGTGACCGACCTTCTAGATCAGTGTGGCGTGTTCCGGACGCGTCTCTTTCGGGAGTCCTGTGTGTTCCATCAGGGCTGCTACGTCAAGGACCTGAGCCGCCTGGGCCGCCAGCTCAACAAGACCCTCATCCTGGACAACTCCCCCGCCTCCTACATCTTCCACCCTGAGAATGCT gtGCCTGTGGTGTCCTGGTTTGACGACCTGGAGGACACAGAGCTGCTGAGCCTCCTGCCTGTCTTTGAAGAGCTGAGTGAGGCGGAAGACGTCTACGCCAAACTGCAGCAGCTACGGGCCCCCTGA